The following proteins are co-located in the Pseudomonas sp. DY-1 genome:
- a CDS encoding sigma-54-dependent Fis family transcriptional regulator — translation MAQDIRIKTAADPLHESRQARLKLASEGELPQGVLRDEIDASWRRSLGHGLNCLEGDQVGLEQGHDLQLLLDSNRLLIDAATPELEYLVSQQGKGGLIILGDAQANVLAIEGQTEFLKTFGLRDLKPGSCWSESLRGTNAIGTAVVEGRPTLINCGEHYLDRLSPFSCTSVPLRDPQGRVVGVLDLTREGVMAQPQDNLSTLMLAAGNIESRMFGLCYPDHLVLAFHNRPQYLGSAWHGLLALSLDGEVLAANERACDLLQVRRESLVGRRSSDLIGERSPQFIARLLQGGVSSVQTAKGEFFFRALQVPRHTNLSGPAPTAKAPSAQKAQILEELAGRDSRFARALRMARQGLANELPVLLLGETGTGKEVVARALHQSGPRADKPFVAVNCAAIPEGLIESELFGYREGAFTGSRRGGMVGRLMQAHGGTLFLDEIGDMPLSLQARLLRVLQERKVAPLGAGEEQDIDVAVICATHRDLKRLVQEKHFREDLYYRINGVSLRLPALRERDDLAGMISGVLHKFGATNVSLDKDLTELLAGYDWPGNIRQLEMVLRSALAMREEGEKVLGLDHLTDSLLDELTASCRQPGSIRENELELIRGALDRHQGNVSAAADSLGISRATLYRKLKQLRG, via the coding sequence ATGGCGCAAGACATTCGAATAAAAACCGCTGCCGATCCACTGCACGAGTCGCGGCAGGCTCGACTGAAACTGGCCAGCGAGGGTGAACTGCCCCAAGGCGTGCTGCGTGACGAAATCGACGCCTCCTGGCGGCGCAGCCTGGGCCATGGCCTCAATTGTCTGGAAGGCGATCAGGTGGGCCTGGAACAGGGCCACGACCTGCAATTGCTGCTGGACAGCAACCGCCTGCTGATCGACGCCGCCACCCCGGAGCTGGAATACCTGGTCAGCCAACAGGGCAAGGGTGGGCTGATCATCCTCGGCGACGCCCAGGCCAACGTCCTGGCCATCGAGGGCCAGACCGAATTCCTCAAGACTTTCGGCCTGCGTGACCTCAAGCCCGGCAGCTGCTGGAGCGAATCCTTGCGCGGCACCAACGCCATCGGCACCGCGGTGGTCGAAGGGCGCCCGACGCTGATCAACTGCGGCGAGCATTACCTCGATCGACTCAGCCCGTTTTCCTGTACCTCGGTACCCCTGCGCGATCCCCAGGGGCGTGTGGTGGGTGTGCTCGACCTGACCCGTGAAGGTGTCATGGCGCAGCCCCAGGACAACCTCTCCACCCTGATGCTGGCGGCGGGCAACATCGAGAGCCGGATGTTCGGCCTCTGCTACCCCGACCATCTGGTGCTGGCCTTCCACAACCGTCCGCAGTACCTCGGCAGCGCCTGGCACGGCCTGCTGGCGCTGAGCCTCGACGGCGAAGTGCTGGCTGCCAACGAACGTGCCTGCGACCTCTTGCAGGTACGCCGTGAATCCCTGGTGGGGCGTCGTTCCAGTGACCTCATCGGCGAGCGCTCGCCGCAGTTCATCGCGCGGCTGCTGCAGGGGGGCGTGAGCAGCGTGCAGACCGCCAAGGGCGAGTTCTTCTTCCGTGCCTTGCAGGTGCCTCGCCACACCAACCTGAGTGGTCCTGCACCCACAGCCAAGGCGCCGTCCGCGCAGAAGGCCCAGATACTCGAAGAACTGGCTGGCCGCGACAGCCGCTTCGCCCGTGCCCTGCGTATGGCCCGCCAGGGGCTGGCCAACGAGCTGCCAGTGCTGCTACTGGGTGAAACCGGCACCGGCAAGGAAGTGGTCGCCCGCGCGCTGCACCAGTCTGGCCCGCGCGCCGACAAACCCTTCGTGGCGGTGAACTGCGCCGCCATCCCCGAGGGGCTGATCGAATCCGAGCTCTTTGGCTACCGTGAAGGCGCCTTCACCGGTTCGCGCCGTGGCGGCATGGTCGGCCGGCTGATGCAGGCCCATGGCGGCACCCTGTTCCTCGATGAGATCGGCGACATGCCGCTGAGCCTGCAGGCGCGCCTTCTGCGTGTGCTGCAAGAGCGCAAGGTGGCGCCGCTCGGTGCCGGCGAAGAGCAGGACATCGACGTCGCGGTGATCTGCGCGACCCACCGCGACCTCAAGCGTCTGGTGCAGGAAAAACACTTCCGCGAAGACCTCTACTACCGCATCAACGGCGTCAGCCTGCGCCTGCCGGCCCTGCGCGAGCGCGACGACCTGGCCGGGATGATCAGCGGCGTGCTGCACAAGTTCGGCGCCACCAACGTCAGCCTCGACAAGGACCTCACCGAGCTGCTCGCCGGTTACGACTGGCCAGGCAATATTCGCCAGCTGGAAATGGTCCTGCGCTCGGCCCTGGCCATGCGCGAGGAGGGCGAGAAGGTCCTCGGCCTCGACCACCTCACCGACAGCCTGCTGGACGAACTGACCGCCAGTTGCCGCCAGCCCGGCAGCATCCGCGAGAACGAGCTGGAGCTGATCCGTGGCGCGCTGGACCGCCACCAGGGCAATGTCTCGGCCGCCGCCGATTCTCTCGGCATCAGCCGCGCGACCCTGTATCGCAAGTTGAAGCAGCTGCGCGGATGA
- a CDS encoding ABC transporter ATP-binding protein — MTRLFLKLVETSDPDLLRRALAWLYGFVRPQLRAILVLLGLSLAASLLVLAQPWLTKTLIDDGLLAKDFGMLVQVAVAMIAVGILGTVLSGINRYLHTRLSGRILFALRDDLYRHLQQLSPAFYGRKRIGDILSRLDGDVAEIQRFAVDSLFSAVSSVIGLIGAVALMLLLSWQLSLLLALLIPIEVLWLRWMRRKVEREVRSLRERSADVSSFLVETLPAMKFIQAAGQQKRESGRLEGLGQGYMSQLLRVQVTEFFTHAVPGTLTSLSRACAFLIGGYWVIQGTWQLGALIAFSTYLGMAVGPVQSLLGLYVALQRMTVSLGRVMELQQEPVPVRQPEAPKPMPEGRGELRLEGVHFAHEQRAGNVLNGLDAVIPAGLKVAVSGASGVGKSTLIDLLQRFYDPDQGRVLLDGADLRELDLFALRRRIAVVSQDIVLFRGTLAENLSYSAPDASREALEQVARLARLDSLIESLPLGLDSPLGERGQQLSGGQKQRIAIARALLQDPLILVLDEATSAVDEATEREVIAAIDQLFAGRTRILISHRPSTLAQADIAFRMEHGQLHGLEPEQVTHGH; from the coding sequence ATGACCCGCCTCTTCCTCAAACTGGTGGAAACCAGCGACCCTGACCTGTTGCGCCGTGCCCTGGCCTGGCTCTATGGCTTCGTGCGCCCGCAATTGCGCGCCATCCTGGTGTTGCTGGGCCTGTCCCTGGCCGCATCCCTGCTGGTGCTGGCCCAGCCCTGGCTGACCAAGACCCTGATCGACGACGGCTTGTTGGCCAAGGACTTCGGCATGCTGGTGCAGGTGGCCGTGGCGATGATCGCCGTCGGCATCCTCGGCACGGTGCTGTCCGGCATCAACCGCTATCTGCACACGCGGCTTTCCGGACGCATCCTTTTTGCCCTGCGAGATGACCTTTATCGCCACCTCCAGCAGCTTTCGCCCGCCTTCTATGGGCGCAAGCGCATCGGCGACATCCTTTCCCGACTGGATGGCGATGTAGCGGAGATCCAGCGTTTCGCCGTGGATTCACTGTTCTCCGCCGTCTCCAGCGTCATTGGCCTGATCGGCGCAGTGGCGCTCATGTTGCTGCTGTCCTGGCAGCTGTCGTTGCTGCTGGCGCTGTTGATCCCCATCGAAGTGCTCTGGCTGCGCTGGATGCGGCGCAAGGTGGAACGGGAAGTGCGCAGCCTGCGCGAGCGCTCGGCAGACGTGTCCTCCTTCCTGGTGGAAACCCTGCCGGCGATGAAGTTCATCCAGGCCGCGGGCCAGCAAAAGCGCGAATCCGGTCGTCTGGAAGGTCTGGGCCAGGGCTATATGAGCCAGTTGCTGCGGGTGCAGGTCACTGAGTTCTTCACTCACGCCGTGCCCGGCACGCTCACCTCGCTGTCCCGCGCCTGCGCATTCCTTATAGGCGGCTACTGGGTGATCCAGGGCACCTGGCAACTGGGCGCGCTGATCGCCTTTTCCACCTATCTCGGCATGGCCGTCGGGCCGGTGCAGAGCTTGCTGGGGCTGTATGTCGCCCTGCAGCGCATGACCGTCAGCCTTGGTCGGGTGATGGAACTGCAACAGGAACCTGTGCCGGTACGCCAGCCCGAAGCACCGAAACCCATGCCGGAGGGTAGGGGGGAGCTGCGCCTGGAGGGCGTGCACTTCGCCCATGAACAGCGTGCAGGTAACGTGCTGAACGGCTTGGACGCGGTGATCCCCGCGGGGCTCAAGGTGGCCGTGAGCGGCGCTTCCGGCGTCGGCAAGTCGACCCTCATCGACCTGCTGCAACGCTTCTACGACCCGGACCAGGGGCGCGTCCTGCTGGATGGCGCCGACTTGCGCGAGCTTGACCTCTTCGCCCTGCGCCGGCGCATTGCCGTGGTCAGCCAGGACATCGTCCTGTTTCGTGGCACGCTGGCCGAGAACCTTTCCTACAGTGCCCCGGACGCCAGCCGCGAAGCCCTGGAACAGGTGGCGCGGCTGGCTCGCCTCGATAGCCTGATCGAGTCCCTGCCATTGGGCCTGGACAGTCCGCTGGGCGAGCGCGGCCAGCAGCTCTCCGGCGGCCAGAAACAGCGCATCGCCATCGCCCGCGCGTTGCTGCAGGACCCGCTGATCCTGGTGCTGGACGAAGCGACCTCGGCGGTGGACGAAGCCACCGAGCGTGAGGTGATCGCCGCCATCGACCAGCTCTTTGCCGGACGCACGCGCATCCTCATCAGCCACCGGCCTTCCACCCTGGCTCAGGCCGATATCGCCTTTCGTATGGAGCACGGCCAACTGCACGGCCTGGAACCCGAGCAGGTGACTCATGGCCATTGA
- a CDS encoding peptidase S8 and S53 subtilisin kexin sedolisin: MAIELAIGIIDSGFALEQGGLVAQSRRFWLEGGELKEGDTQPDALGHGSVVLDTLTSQCGPVRLCVAQVFAERWQTSPLQIAAALHWLIDQDVALVNMSLGLRNDRPVLREACVLAHAAGILLCASSPAQGDPVYPAAYPGVIRVTGDARCAPGQWSWLNSPQADFGAHVAAANGLAGSSVGCAALSGVIAGYLQARPGASRESLLEWLREGATYEGPERRGHV, from the coding sequence ATGGCCATTGAACTCGCCATCGGCATCATCGACAGCGGCTTTGCGCTGGAACAGGGCGGGCTCGTCGCTCAGTCGCGCCGTTTCTGGCTGGAAGGCGGGGAATTGAAGGAAGGCGACACCCAGCCCGACGCCCTTGGCCACGGCAGCGTGGTGCTGGACACCCTGACGAGCCAGTGCGGCCCGGTCCGCCTCTGTGTCGCCCAGGTCTTCGCTGAGCGCTGGCAGACCAGCCCCTTGCAGATTGCCGCCGCCTTGCATTGGCTGATCGACCAGGACGTCGCGCTGGTGAACATGAGCCTTGGTCTGCGCAACGACCGCCCGGTGCTGCGCGAAGCCTGTGTGCTCGCCCATGCCGCCGGCATCCTGCTCTGCGCCTCAAGCCCCGCCCAGGGCGATCCGGTGTACCCGGCCGCTTATCCGGGCGTGATCCGCGTGACCGGTGACGCCCGCTGCGCGCCGGGGCAATGGTCCTGGCTGAACAGCCCCCAGGCCGACTTCGGTGCTCATGTGGCGGCGGCCAACGGCTTGGCCGGCTCCAGTGTCGGCTGCGCGGCACTGAGCGGAGTCATCGCCGGCTACCTGCAAGCCCGTCCTGGCGCCAGTCGTGAGTCGCTACTGGAGTGGCTGCGCGAAGGCGCCACCTACGAAGGGCCGGAGCGTCGTGGTCATGTCTGA